A single region of the Halopiger xanaduensis SH-6 genome encodes:
- a CDS encoding pyruvoyl-dependent arginine decarboxylase, whose product MTSSTIRVVWGAASAPTAMASYDAALAEAGVENYNLVSVSSVIPADVDVEAVGTAPDLGPAGERLTVVEARATSAGPGRVSAALAWSQSVDDGPGLFYETAGETDREDVERRVREGLAAGQELRDWEFTDPRVAVESSQAESGTYTTALVLAVYGESEPIL is encoded by the coding sequence ATGACCTCGAGTACGATTCGCGTCGTCTGGGGCGCCGCCTCGGCGCCCACGGCGATGGCCTCCTACGACGCCGCGCTGGCGGAAGCGGGCGTCGAGAACTACAATCTCGTCTCCGTCTCGTCCGTGATTCCGGCGGATGTCGACGTCGAGGCCGTCGGCACCGCGCCCGACCTCGGCCCCGCCGGCGAGCGGCTGACCGTCGTCGAGGCGCGAGCCACCTCCGCCGGGCCGGGCCGGGTCAGCGCGGCGCTGGCCTGGTCTCAGTCGGTCGACGACGGACCGGGCCTGTTCTACGAGACGGCCGGCGAGACGGACCGCGAGGACGTCGAGCGACGCGTCCGCGAGGGGCTGGCTGCCGGCCAGGAACTGCGCGACTGGGAGTTTACCGACCCGCGGGTCGCCGTCGAGAGCAGCCAGGCTGAGTCCGGAACGTACACGACGGCGCTGGTGCTGGCCGTCTACGGCGAGAGCGAGCCGATTCTCTGA
- the pan2 gene encoding proteasome-activating nucleotidase Pan2: MSRSPSLPERPHRDIDPDLPDDERLEALRDHFEDIVDVHEQLTDQLDEAEQRREQLREKVDRVERENETLKSSSLYIATVEDVMADDEVVVKQHGNNQEVLTEVSPRVADRVEPGDRVAVNDSFAIQTVLDAETDARAQSMEITAKPEVGYEDIGGIDEQVREVREAVEQPLSEPEVFDEVGIEPPSGVLLYGPPGTGKTMLAKAVANKTDATFIKMAGSELVRKFIGEGSRLVRDLFEMAREREPAIIFIDEIDAIATTRSESKTSGDAEVQRTMMQLLSEMDGFEARGEIRIIAATNRFDMLDRAILRPGRFDRLIEVPEPDRDGREQILEIHTRDMNIADGVDFDAIADETEGYSGADIESLATEAGMFAIRNERNEVTHKDFVDALEKIEDDDSSDVISSAGYFYQ, translated from the coding sequence ATGTCTCGAAGCCCCTCTCTTCCCGAACGACCCCATCGCGATATCGACCCCGATCTGCCCGACGACGAGCGGCTCGAGGCGCTGCGCGATCATTTCGAGGATATCGTCGACGTCCACGAACAGCTCACCGACCAGCTCGACGAGGCCGAGCAGCGGCGCGAGCAACTCCGCGAGAAAGTCGACCGCGTCGAGCGCGAGAACGAGACCCTCAAGAGCTCCTCGCTGTACATCGCGACCGTCGAGGACGTGATGGCCGACGACGAGGTCGTCGTCAAGCAACACGGCAACAACCAGGAGGTGCTCACCGAAGTCTCGCCGCGCGTCGCCGACCGCGTCGAACCCGGCGATCGCGTCGCCGTCAACGACTCCTTCGCGATCCAGACCGTGCTGGACGCCGAGACCGACGCGCGCGCCCAGTCGATGGAGATCACCGCCAAGCCCGAGGTCGGCTACGAGGACATCGGCGGCATCGACGAGCAGGTCCGCGAGGTCCGCGAGGCCGTCGAGCAGCCCCTCTCCGAGCCCGAGGTCTTCGACGAGGTCGGCATCGAACCCCCGAGCGGCGTCCTGCTGTACGGCCCGCCGGGCACCGGCAAGACGATGCTCGCGAAAGCCGTCGCCAACAAGACCGACGCCACCTTCATCAAGATGGCCGGCTCCGAACTCGTCCGAAAGTTCATCGGCGAAGGCTCGCGGCTCGTCCGCGACCTCTTCGAGATGGCCCGCGAGCGCGAACCCGCCATCATCTTCATCGACGAGATCGACGCGATCGCCACAACGCGGTCGGAGTCGAAGACGTCGGGCGACGCCGAGGTCCAGCGGACGATGATGCAACTGCTCTCCGAGATGGACGGCTTCGAGGCACGCGGCGAAATCCGCATCATCGCCGCCACGAACCGCTTCGACATGCTCGATCGCGCCATTCTTCGTCCCGGCCGGTTCGACCGCCTCATCGAGGTCCCCGAACCCGACCGCGACGGCCGCGAGCAGATCCTCGAGATCCACACCCGAGACATGAACATCGCCGACGGGGTCGACTTCGACGCGATCGCCGACGAGACCGAGGGCTACTCCGGGGCCGACATCGAGAGCCTCGCCACCGAGGCCGGCATGTTCGCCATCCGCAACGAACGCAACGAAGTCACCCACAAGGACTTCGTCGACGCCTTGGAGAAGATCGAGGACGACGACTCGAGCGACGTGATCTCCTCGGCGGGTTACTTCTACCAGTAG